The following proteins come from a genomic window of Aequorivita marisscotiae:
- the acnA gene encoding aconitate hydratase AcnA, protein MQHDIYNLTKKLNSSNKELTYYSLPELEKQGHNISKMPFSIRILLENALRNFDDFSVTKEHVETILNWTPEQSEKDVAFKPARVLMQDFTGVPAVVDIASLRAEMARKGGDASKINPLIPVDLVIDHSVQVDYFAAQYAYQQNMEEEYKRNRERYTFLKWAQKSFNNFSVVPPGMGICHQVNLEYFSKGAIARDGMVFPDTLVGTDSHTPMVNGIGVVAWGVGGIEAEAAILGQPIYFISPEVIGLKLTGKLPLGSTATDLVLTIANLLRKYGVVGKFVEVFGPGLDNLSVPDRATIGNMSPEFGCTITYFPIDNKTLEYMRGSNRSEEQIKLVEDYCKANMLWRQDEDKIEYTDVVELDISTVMPSVAGPKRPQDKILLKDLKEKFIELEDTSFGRKYIAPADREDAITRWKAEGGSQPVEQPHDPEPDVEIEAKIKNGLKTVWISHGNEKYMLSDGAVAIAAITSCTNTSNPFVMIGAGLVAKKAREHGIDVKPWVKTSLAPGSKVVTDYLEKADLLKDFEALQFHLVGYGCTSCIGNSGPLPPAISRAVEENDLIVTSVLSGNRNFEARIHSQVKMNFLMSPMLVVAFAIAGRVDIDLTTEALSCDRNGKPIYLKDIWPTDDEIHEVMSKVLTPKDFKKNYDEIFEGNDIWQNLEVPEDNLYQWEDDSTYIKEVPFFHNLPDDPKPLKNIEGARALLMLGDSITTDHISPAGAFSEDSAAGKYLISRGVEKKHFNSYGSRRGNDEVMVRGTFANVRIKNQLAQREGGYTKYLPTGEEMTVYDAAQKYIADKTPLIVLTGKEYGSGSSRDWAAKGTILLGVKAVLAESYERIHRSNLIMMGVLPLEYLKGESASFHGLTGNESFSITGIENNLTPSKKIDVIAKTEDGKKIEFKVVARLDSPIEVAYYQNEGILQYVLRQFLKQ, encoded by the coding sequence ATGCAACACGATATCTACAATCTCACAAAGAAGTTAAATTCTTCTAACAAAGAACTTACGTATTACAGTCTTCCCGAACTCGAAAAACAAGGGCATAACATAAGCAAGATGCCTTTTTCTATAAGAATTTTACTAGAAAATGCACTGCGCAATTTTGATGATTTTTCGGTTACTAAAGAACACGTAGAAACAATACTCAATTGGACCCCTGAACAAAGCGAAAAAGACGTCGCTTTTAAGCCTGCACGTGTTTTAATGCAGGATTTTACGGGTGTTCCGGCCGTAGTGGATATTGCATCGCTTAGAGCCGAAATGGCGCGAAAAGGTGGCGATGCTTCCAAAATAAACCCGCTAATTCCTGTAGATTTGGTGATAGACCACAGTGTGCAAGTAGATTATTTTGCCGCTCAATACGCCTACCAACAAAATATGGAAGAGGAGTATAAACGCAATAGAGAGCGCTATACATTTTTAAAATGGGCACAGAAATCCTTTAATAATTTTAGCGTGGTACCACCGGGAATGGGTATTTGCCATCAAGTAAATCTCGAGTATTTTTCTAAGGGAGCCATTGCGCGCGACGGCATGGTTTTTCCAGACACGCTTGTGGGTACCGATAGTCATACTCCTATGGTAAACGGAATTGGCGTAGTGGCTTGGGGCGTTGGCGGTATTGAAGCCGAAGCCGCCATTTTAGGGCAGCCTATTTACTTTATTAGCCCAGAAGTTATTGGTTTAAAGCTCACTGGAAAACTCCCGCTGGGATCAACGGCCACAGATTTAGTGCTTACCATTGCCAACTTACTGCGTAAGTATGGGGTAGTGGGTAAATTTGTTGAAGTTTTTGGACCCGGTTTAGACAATCTTTCGGTGCCAGACAGAGCAACTATTGGTAATATGTCGCCAGAGTTTGGCTGTACAATTACTTATTTTCCAATAGACAACAAAACGTTGGAGTATATGCGCGGCAGTAATCGCAGCGAGGAACAGATAAAGTTGGTTGAAGATTATTGTAAAGCAAATATGCTGTGGAGACAGGATGAAGATAAAATTGAATATACCGATGTAGTAGAATTGGATATTTCAACTGTAATGCCAAGTGTAGCTGGGCCAAAGCGTCCACAGGATAAAATTTTATTAAAAGATTTAAAAGAAAAGTTTATTGAGTTGGAGGATACTTCCTTCGGCAGAAAATATATTGCGCCCGCAGATAGAGAAGATGCAATAACGCGGTGGAAAGCCGAAGGTGGAAGCCAGCCGGTTGAGCAGCCGCACGATCCCGAACCCGATGTAGAAATTGAAGCTAAAATTAAAAATGGTTTAAAAACCGTTTGGATTTCGCACGGCAATGAAAAATATATGCTTTCCGATGGTGCGGTAGCAATTGCGGCTATTACGTCTTGTACAAATACATCAAACCCATTTGTAATGATAGGGGCTGGCTTGGTGGCCAAAAAAGCCAGGGAACACGGCATAGATGTAAAGCCTTGGGTGAAAACGTCTTTGGCGCCTGGATCAAAAGTAGTTACAGATTATCTGGAAAAAGCAGATCTGCTAAAAGATTTTGAAGCTCTGCAATTTCACTTGGTAGGCTATGGTTGTACTTCGTGTATTGGAAATTCTGGGCCATTGCCGCCAGCAATCTCTAGAGCAGTGGAAGAAAACGATTTAATTGTAACCTCTGTACTTTCTGGAAACCGAAATTTTGAAGCGCGAATTCATTCACAGGTTAAAATGAATTTCTTAATGTCGCCAATGCTCGTTGTGGCTTTTGCAATCGCTGGGAGAGTAGACATAGATCTTACAACGGAAGCATTAAGCTGCGACCGAAACGGCAAGCCAATATATTTAAAAGACATCTGGCCTACCGATGACGAAATTCACGAAGTGATGAGCAAGGTGTTAACACCTAAAGATTTTAAAAAGAATTATGACGAAATATTTGAAGGAAACGATATTTGGCAAAACTTGGAAGTGCCGGAAGATAATCTCTACCAATGGGAAGACGATTCTACCTATATAAAGGAAGTGCCGTTTTTTCACAATCTCCCTGACGATCCAAAGCCACTTAAAAATATTGAAGGCGCCCGCGCCCTGTTGATGTTAGGCGATAGTATTACTACAGATCATATTTCGCCGGCAGGAGCTTTTTCCGAAGATTCCGCCGCAGGTAAATATTTAATTTCGCGAGGGGTGGAAAAGAAACATTTTAACAGCTACGGTTCGCGTCGCGGAAATGACGAAGTGATGGTTCGCGGAACTTTTGCCAATGTGCGTATAAAAAACCAATTGGCCCAACGCGAAGGCGGTTATACCAAGTATCTCCCTACAGGCGAAGAAATGACCGTGTACGATGCGGCGCAAAAATATATTGCAGATAAAACCCCGCTAATTGTGCTTACCGGTAAAGAATACGGTAGTGGATCATCGCGAGATTGGGCCGCCAAAGGAACAATTTTACTTGGGGTTAAGGCCGTTTTGGCAGAAAGTTACGAGCGTATTCACCGAAGCAATTTAATTATGATGGGCGTATTGCCACTGGAATATTTAAAGGGTGAATCGGCCAGTTTTCACGGGCTTACGGGTAACGAATCTTTTAGTATAACGGGTATTGAGAATAATTTAACTCCATCTAAAAAAATTGATGTTATTGCGAAAACTGAGGATGGCAAGAAAATTGAATTTAAAGTTGTTGCCAGACTGGATTCTCCAATTGAAGTTGCCTATTACCAAAATGAAGGAATTTTGCAATATGTATTGCGACAGTTTCTAAAACAATAA
- a CDS encoding NADH:flavin oxidoreductase/NADH oxidase, translated as MSLLFSPLQIKDTTFKNRTVVSPMCMYSCVDGYANDFHLVHLGSRAVGGFGLIIQEATAVSPEGRISYGDMGLWNDEQIRKPKEIVDFVHAQHALIGIQLAHAGRKASHELPKEGAKKIKPTDKNGWQTVSASALPFRDTEPAPLALDASGIDKIKNDYKAATIRAKIAGYDIVEIHAAHGYLFHQFYSPLANKRTDKYGGSFENRIRLLLEVTEIVRNEWPEKKPLFVRISATDWIEGGWNVDDSVKLAMALKKIGVDLIDVSSGGNVPKANIPSEPGYQAGFAAQIKKEANILTGAVGQITNAEQAEQLLKKEKADLILFGRESLRDPYLPLHAAQELNVDVDWPLQYERAKI; from the coding sequence ATGAGCCTACTCTTTTCCCCATTACAAATTAAAGACACCACGTTTAAAAATAGAACGGTAGTGTCGCCTATGTGTATGTATAGCTGCGTTGACGGTTATGCAAACGATTTTCATTTAGTGCACTTGGGCAGTCGTGCGGTTGGCGGTTTTGGATTGATAATTCAAGAGGCAACTGCTGTTTCGCCCGAAGGAAGAATTAGTTATGGCGATATGGGCTTATGGAACGATGAGCAAATCAGAAAACCTAAAGAAATTGTCGATTTTGTTCACGCGCAGCACGCATTGATAGGAATTCAATTAGCACACGCTGGCAGAAAAGCCAGTCACGAATTGCCGAAGGAAGGAGCCAAAAAAATTAAGCCTACTGATAAAAATGGATGGCAAACGGTTTCTGCTTCTGCTTTGCCTTTTAGGGATACGGAACCTGCACCATTAGCTTTGGACGCAAGCGGAATTGACAAAATAAAAAACGATTATAAAGCCGCAACCATCCGTGCTAAAATTGCGGGTTACGACATAGTTGAAATTCACGCGGCCCACGGATATCTATTCCATCAGTTTTACTCGCCTTTGGCTAATAAACGAACCGATAAATACGGTGGCAGTTTTGAAAACAGAATTAGACTTTTACTGGAGGTTACCGAGATTGTAAGAAACGAATGGCCGGAGAAAAAGCCGCTGTTCGTTCGCATTTCAGCCACAGATTGGATAGAGGGCGGTTGGAATGTTGATGATTCTGTAAAGCTCGCAATGGCCTTAAAGAAAATAGGGGTAGATCTAATTGATGTTTCTTCGGGTGGAAATGTTCCCAAAGCAAACATTCCGAGCGAACCGGGATATCAAGCAGGTTTCGCTGCACAAATTAAAAAAGAAGCGAATATTTTAACAGGAGCCGTTGGCCAAATTACCAATGCAGAACAGGCCGAGCAACTTTTAAAGAAAGAGAAGGCAGATCTAATTCTCTTTGGGCGCGAAAGTTTGAGAGATCCCTATTTGCCACTGCACGCTGCCCAAGAGTTAAATGTTGACGTAGATTGGCCACTACAATATGAAAGAGCCAAAATTTAA
- a CDS encoding helix-turn-helix transcriptional regulator, producing the protein MKFLFCVFLFLQFLPVFSQKENNYGKYIDSADVYVLVDGEKALQFLDSIPTPLENYIDGSVGKYYYLQGIAYYRLNEEALMYQSYLLAIRNAKKEKDYSVAGDASIELFSDIYVIENDSTAYKYLDDAQRYYTLANDHNGLLQIKQMHAYVAFTHSDYKKCNELILKDLAEYKAVTDDAYYYLFAIYMLTSNYIHLNDLENANKYLDEFRSLKSNPTIEEYNYKNYKAELNICMAKLHLDLKQSDSAIFYLSNARRLQDYLGLIAQGEFYSFNAEAYKAKGAYDKSLAYLDSLKLFQEKIFSDNMEASLELNDILLKTEETLSKESENTERHQNWLKILGVVLLFFLFVLIFGYKKLKISIKHLLLKEKNFSQLETKHEKLKVKNHELESYIEDVKNKLKAITSKEDKSTQRSEIRDLYRTINAETTTIKNDDEKHFEMLQELNESFFDEINEDYPQLGNTETLVCYYLKLGFKNKEIAFFLDRSIRSVESIRYRISKKMSLENSKILVSVLNENY; encoded by the coding sequence TCCTACACCGCTGGAAAACTACATAGATGGAAGCGTTGGAAAATATTATTATTTGCAGGGAATTGCCTACTACCGCCTAAACGAGGAGGCATTAATGTATCAAAGTTATCTGCTGGCAATTAGAAATGCCAAAAAAGAAAAAGATTATTCTGTTGCTGGTGATGCCAGCATAGAACTGTTCTCAGATATTTATGTAATTGAAAATGATTCTACGGCCTATAAATATTTAGATGACGCCCAAAGGTATTACACACTTGCAAACGATCATAACGGACTACTTCAGATAAAGCAAATGCATGCCTACGTTGCGTTTACGCACAGTGATTATAAAAAGTGCAATGAGCTTATCCTTAAAGATCTGGCGGAGTACAAAGCTGTAACAGACGATGCATACTACTATTTGTTCGCTATATATATGCTAACGTCTAACTATATACATTTAAATGATCTAGAAAATGCCAACAAATATTTGGATGAATTTCGAAGCCTAAAATCTAACCCTACAATTGAAGAATATAATTATAAAAATTATAAGGCCGAATTAAATATATGTATGGCCAAACTGCATTTAGACCTAAAGCAGTCAGATTCTGCTATCTTTTATTTGTCTAATGCAAGGCGTTTACAAGACTATTTAGGGCTAATTGCGCAAGGTGAATTTTATTCATTTAATGCAGAGGCATATAAAGCCAAGGGAGCCTATGATAAAAGCCTCGCCTATTTAGATTCTCTTAAACTATTTCAGGAAAAAATTTTTAGCGATAATATGGAAGCCAGTTTAGAACTAAACGACATATTGCTGAAAACCGAAGAAACATTGAGCAAAGAGTCTGAAAACACAGAAAGACATCAAAATTGGCTTAAAATATTAGGAGTTGTACTCTTGTTCTTTTTATTTGTATTGATTTTTGGATACAAAAAATTAAAGATAAGCATCAAGCATCTCTTACTTAAGGAGAAAAACTTTTCGCAACTTGAAACAAAACACGAGAAACTAAAAGTAAAAAACCATGAGTTGGAAAGTTATATTGAAGATGTAAAAAACAAGCTTAAAGCAATTACTTCCAAAGAAGACAAATCCACGCAGAGAAGTGAAATTAGAGATTTATACCGAACTATAAATGCCGAAACAACTACTATAAAAAACGACGACGAAAAGCATTTTGAAATGCTACAGGAATTAAACGAGTCTTTTTTTGATGAAATTAATGAAGATTATCCCCAACTAGGAAATACAGAAACACTAGTGTGCTATTATTTAAAATTAGGTTTTAAAAATAAGGAAATTGCGTTTTTTCTCGACAGAAGTATTCGAAGTGTGGAAAGCATACGCTATCGCATCAGTAAAAAAATGAGTTTGGAAAACAGTAAAATACTCGTGAGCGTTCTAAATGAAAACTACTAG